One window of Candidatus Methylocalor cossyra genomic DNA carries:
- the potC gene encoding spermidine/putrescine ABC transporter permease PotC, with protein MAKLKAVYLALLFGFLYLPMGALVANSFNASRYGIRWEGWTFDWYRRLAADADLVAAARNSLVVAVLAATLGTLIGTAGAIGLYRYRWRGRPLVQGLLLLGMMAPDIVLGVSLLVLFIVFRIPLGFWSLLLAHTSFCLPFVTVTVWSRLQNFDQRLIEAAQDLGAGEGAAIRHVVLPLSLPAIAAGWLMSLTLSLDDVVVSFFVTGPDFEVLPLRIYSMVRLGVKPEVNALATLLLALSLLLVATSQRLLGKGWH; from the coding sequence ATGGCTAAGCTCAAGGCCGTCTATCTAGCGCTGCTGTTTGGGTTTCTCTACCTGCCCATGGGGGCGCTGGTGGCCAATTCCTTCAACGCCTCCCGCTACGGGATCCGCTGGGAAGGCTGGACCTTCGACTGGTACCGCCGCCTGGCCGCCGACGCCGACCTGGTGGCGGCAGCGCGCAATTCCCTGGTGGTGGCGGTTTTGGCGGCCACCTTGGGAACGCTGATCGGGACCGCGGGGGCGATCGGTCTCTACCGCTACCGGTGGCGCGGGCGGCCGCTGGTGCAGGGACTGTTGCTACTGGGCATGATGGCGCCGGACATCGTCCTGGGGGTCTCCCTGCTGGTTCTGTTCATCGTGTTCCGTATCCCGCTGGGCTTCTGGTCGCTGCTCTTAGCCCATACCAGCTTTTGCCTGCCCTTCGTGACGGTGACGGTATGGTCGAGGCTACAGAATTTCGATCAGCGGCTGATCGAAGCGGCCCAGGACTTGGGCGCCGGGGAAGGTGCGGCGATCCGCCACGTGGTCCTGCCGCTGAGCTTGCCGGCCATTGCCGCCGGCTGGCTGATGAGCCTGACCCTATCCCTGGATGACGTGGTGGTGAGCTTTTTCGTCACCGGACCCGACTTCGAGGTACTGCCCCTCAGGATCTATTCCATGGTCCGGCTGGGCGTGAAGCCCGAAGTGAACGCCCTGGCCACCTTGCTTCTGGCGCTGTCGCTGCTATTGGTGGCGACCTCCCAAAGGCTGTTGGGCAAGGGATGGCATTGA
- the nadC gene encoding carboxylating nicotinate-nucleotide diphosphorylase: MTDRSEGQRPEPGEIERFLAEDLGDGDLTASIVPAGALATAVVVTREAMVLCGQEWFAAVFQHLDPEVVIHWRVEEGGECGPGTELCSLRGKARALLTGERTGLNLLQTLSGTASTARAYARAVAGTGATVLDTRKTLPGLRKAQKYAVRCGGCRNHRMGLYDGILIKENHILAAGSIARALAAAKALGAEVPIEVEVESLEELGEALAAGAERILLDNFTLAELRQAVAVARGRAELEVSGNVTLDTLRQVAETGVDYISVGALTKHLRAVDLSMRIVIGP, from the coding sequence ATGACCGATCGGAGCGAAGGCCAGCGCCCGGAGCCGGGTGAGATCGAGCGGTTCCTGGCCGAGGACCTCGGGGACGGTGACTTGACCGCTTCCATCGTGCCGGCTGGGGCGCTGGCCACGGCCGTGGTGGTGACCCGGGAGGCCATGGTGCTGTGCGGGCAGGAATGGTTCGCGGCGGTGTTCCAGCACTTGGATCCCGAGGTGGTGATCCACTGGCGGGTGGAGGAGGGCGGCGAGTGTGGGCCGGGAACCGAATTGTGTTCCCTACGAGGCAAGGCGCGGGCCTTGCTGACGGGGGAGCGCACCGGGCTTAATCTGTTGCAGACCCTGTCCGGCACCGCCAGCACCGCGCGGGCCTATGCCCGCGCGGTGGCGGGCACCGGCGCCACCGTGCTGGATACCCGCAAAACCCTCCCGGGACTGCGCAAGGCGCAAAAATATGCAGTCCGTTGCGGCGGCTGCCGTAACCATCGCATGGGGCTTTACGACGGCATCCTGATCAAAGAGAACCACATTCTCGCCGCCGGCTCCATCGCCCGGGCGCTGGCCGCCGCCAAGGCCCTCGGGGCCGAGGTGCCGATCGAGGTGGAGGTGGAAAGCCTGGAGGAGCTCGGCGAGGCTTTGGCGGCGGGCGCCGAGCGGATCTTGCTGGACAATTTTACCCTAGCGGAACTGCGCCAGGCCGTCGCCGTGGCGCGGGGGCGCGCGGAACTCGAAGTCTCCGGCAATGTCACTTTGGACACGTTGCGGCAGGTGGCGGAAACCGGGGTCGATTACATTTCCGTCGGTGCCCTGACTAAACACCTGCGTGCCGTCGATCTTTCCATGCGGATCGTCATCGGCCCGTGA
- a CDS encoding OmpA family protein, which yields MSRRILMVAGLAGAMSGLSAQADEQQFLDDRFYLAPFGSYLHTGGDTNGFDGWGGGLGIGKIINEYFNVELRGFWQNYGNDIRGVGGHTDLTGGTVDVQYYFFRDSFSPYAVLGLGGMNTSARDNFGFGKQQASFIFEAGLGASYELTDNFLIRGDVRYRGNTADALSGPFGYTRHTDVLSDMVVNLGFVIPLGEKPQPVAEAAPAPAPAEDCASRDSDHDGVNDCDDKCPGTMKGSKVDDQGCPIVMELRGVNFRYDSDELTESAKGILDQVAEQLLSFPEKRDIEVAGYASYEGHPNKNLYNLRLSQRRSESVVRYLKAKGVTNKMVAKGYGVEYPIADNRTEEGRAKNRRVELRWISD from the coding sequence ATGTCAAGGCGCATTTTGATGGTCGCGGGGCTCGCCGGCGCGATGTCCGGTTTGTCCGCTCAGGCAGACGAGCAACAGTTTCTAGACGACAGGTTTTATCTTGCACCGTTTGGAAGTTATCTCCATACCGGTGGCGATACCAATGGCTTTGATGGATGGGGGGGAGGACTTGGCATCGGCAAAATCATTAACGAATACTTTAATGTGGAATTGCGGGGGTTCTGGCAAAACTACGGCAACGACATCCGCGGAGTAGGTGGCCACACCGATTTGACTGGTGGCACGGTAGACGTGCAGTACTATTTTTTCCGGGACAGCTTTTCACCCTACGCGGTTCTCGGCCTCGGTGGTATGAACACCAGCGCCCGGGATAACTTCGGCTTTGGCAAACAGCAAGCGTCCTTCATTTTCGAGGCCGGTCTCGGCGCTAGCTATGAGCTGACCGACAACTTCCTGATCCGGGGCGATGTCCGTTATCGAGGGAATACCGCCGACGCCCTGTCCGGCCCCTTCGGTTATACCCGGCACACCGACGTGCTGAGCGACATGGTGGTGAACCTGGGCTTCGTCATCCCCCTTGGGGAAAAGCCGCAACCGGTGGCGGAGGCCGCTCCCGCGCCGGCGCCCGCCGAGGATTGTGCGAGCCGCGATAGCGACCACGACGGCGTGAACGATTGTGACGACAAATGCCCCGGCACCATGAAGGGCAGCAAGGTGGACGATCAGGGCTGCCCGATCGTGATGGAACTCCGCGGCGTCAACTTCCGCTACGATTCCGACGAGCTGACCGAAAGCGCCAAGGGGATCCTCGACCAGGTCGCCGAGCAGCTCCTTTCCTTCCCCGAGAAGCGGGATATCGAAGTGGCCGGCTACGCCAGCTATGAAGGCCACCCCAACAAGAATCTGTACAACCTAAGGTTGTCCCAGCGCCGGTCCGAATCGGTGGTTCGCTACCTCAAGGCCAAGGGCGTCACCAACAAGATGGTCGCCAAGGGCTATGGCGTCGAATACCCGATTGCCGACAACCGCACCGAAGAGGGCCGGGCCAAGAACCGCCGCGTCGAGCTGCGTTGGATAAGCGACTGA
- a CDS encoding disulfide bond formation protein B, with translation MIRLSPRAWFLLGGLFCVGLILAALYFQFVGGLDPCPLCISQRVLVIAVGLIMLAAAAHNPGPVGVRAYAVLGAATALVGASISARHVWIQHLPASEVPACGPGLSYMFRYFPLTDTLRAMVTGTGDCAKVDWTLLGLSMPAWVLISFIALAALNLGQLWNVSRGSVGGPRRGELKDPGMVTGRPAAKN, from the coding sequence ATGATCCGCTTAAGCCCACGGGCTTGGTTTCTGCTCGGTGGTCTATTTTGCGTCGGCCTGATCCTGGCGGCGCTTTACTTTCAATTCGTCGGCGGCCTGGATCCCTGCCCGCTGTGCATTTCCCAGCGCGTCCTGGTGATCGCGGTGGGCCTGATCATGCTGGCCGCCGCGGCGCACAATCCCGGGCCGGTCGGGGTGCGGGCCTATGCCGTGCTCGGTGCGGCGACCGCCCTGGTGGGAGCTAGCATTTCTGCCCGCCACGTGTGGATTCAGCATCTACCGGCCTCCGAAGTGCCGGCCTGTGGCCCCGGCCTCAGCTACATGTTCCGTTACTTTCCCTTGACCGACACCTTGCGGGCCATGGTCACCGGCACCGGCGATTGCGCCAAGGTGGATTGGACCCTGCTGGGTTTGAGCATGCCGGCATGGGTGTTGATTTCCTTCATCGCGCTCGCGGCTTTGAACTTGGGCCAGCTTTGGAATGTCTCCAGGGGCTCGGTGGGCGGCCCTAGGCGGGGGGAGTTAAAGGACCCCGGGATGGTGACCGGGCGCCCAGCGGCCAAAAATTAG
- a CDS encoding dodecin, giving the protein MPNRVYQIMELVGTSPVGTDEAIRNAIEQAAKTTPHLDWFEVVETRGQIVGGKVAHFQVVLKVGYRPEA; this is encoded by the coding sequence ATGCCGAATCGTGTCTATCAGATCATGGAGCTGGTGGGGACCTCCCCCGTAGGGACGGATGAGGCCATCCGCAACGCCATCGAGCAGGCCGCCAAGACCACGCCCCACCTGGACTGGTTCGAGGTGGTGGAAACGCGCGGCCAGATCGTCGGCGGTAAAGTCGCCCATTTCCAAGTGGTCTTGAAGGTGGGCTACCGGCCGGAAGCTTGA
- the arsB gene encoding arsenic resistance protein — protein MNHVPASAVSSNAGATAVPKRMGLFDRLLTLWVLLCMVIGVVLGKILPEPVAALREMEVAHINLPIAVLIWLMIYPMMLKVDFSSVLEVGKNPQGLLITLLVNWLVKPFSMALLGWLFFQQLLQPWIGADSADQYTAGVIILAAAPCTAMVFVWSYLTDGDPGYTLVQVAVNDLIMLAAFAPIVKYLVSGASGLEVPVEVLVASVVAFIVIPLSAGALTRKGLVRLKGSAWFAQVFLPRWHPVAIGALLLTLVLIFAFQADNLTGRWLHVALVAIPILLQVYFNAALVYGLMRLWRVRHAVAAPGALIGASNFFELAVATAIALFGPQSGAALATVVGVLVEVPVMLSVCAVCNRTRHWFAHDG, from the coding sequence ATGAACCATGTACCTGCTTCCGCCGTGTCTTCGAACGCCGGCGCTACCGCCGTCCCGAAGAGAATGGGCCTGTTCGACCGCTTGCTCACGCTCTGGGTGCTGCTGTGCATGGTGATCGGCGTGGTGCTTGGGAAAATCTTGCCCGAGCCGGTGGCGGCCCTCCGGGAGATGGAGGTGGCCCACATCAACCTACCCATCGCCGTGCTGATCTGGTTGATGATCTACCCCATGATGCTGAAGGTGGACTTTAGCTCGGTTTTGGAGGTGGGCAAGAATCCCCAGGGACTCCTAATCACCCTGCTGGTCAACTGGCTGGTTAAGCCGTTCAGCATGGCCCTGTTGGGTTGGCTGTTCTTCCAACAGCTCCTCCAGCCCTGGATTGGCGCCGACAGCGCCGATCAGTACACCGCCGGCGTTATCATCCTGGCCGCCGCACCCTGCACCGCCATGGTGTTCGTGTGGAGTTATCTCACCGATGGCGATCCCGGCTATACCCTGGTCCAGGTAGCGGTTAACGACCTGATCATGCTGGCGGCGTTCGCCCCCATCGTGAAATACCTGGTGTCCGGCGCCTCGGGGCTGGAGGTGCCCGTGGAGGTGCTGGTCGCTTCGGTGGTCGCGTTCATCGTCATTCCGCTCAGCGCTGGCGCCTTGACCCGCAAGGGGCTGGTGCGCCTGAAGGGGAGCGCCTGGTTCGCGCAGGTCTTCCTGCCCCGCTGGCATCCGGTTGCCATTGGCGCCTTGCTGCTGACCCTGGTGCTGATCTTCGCCTTTCAAGCGGACAATCTCACCGGGCGCTGGCTGCACGTGGCATTGGTTGCCATCCCCATCCTGCTCCAAGTGTATTTCAATGCCGCCCTGGTCTACGGCTTGATGCGGCTCTGGCGGGTGCGGCACGCGGTGGCCGCGCCCGGTGCCCTGATCGGCGCGAGCAATTTCTTCGAACTGGCGGTGGCCACCGCCATCGCCCTGTTCGGCCCCCAATCGGGGGCCGCCTTGGCGACCGTGGTCGGGGTCCTGGTGGAGGTGCCGGTCATGCTGTCGGTGTGCGCAGTGTGCAACCGCACGCGCCATTGGTTCGCCCACGACGGATGA
- a CDS encoding ABC transporter permease subunit, with amino-acid sequence MPPIKPFKLAEIGLLPLWLGMFTLLPLVLVLGASLLRRDEAGLIDPVPTGENYARLLDPIYLKIFGHSLSLALLATGLCLLAGYPFAYFLSQVRPGWRPLLLTLVVVPFWTNSLVRTYAIRGLLAAQGPLNKALLSLGLIDEPIRLLYATPAVVIGLAYVLLPFMILPLYSSFEKLDRRLVEAAADLGAGRAATFWHVIVPLTAPGIAAGSLLVFLPALGMFYVADVLGGARDLLLGNFLKDQFLDARDWPFGAAASVAVIALLFLFLAIHGLSRRRLGGGGADG; translated from the coding sequence ATGCCCCCGATTAAGCCCTTCAAGCTCGCCGAAATCGGCCTACTGCCGTTGTGGCTGGGTATGTTCACCCTGCTCCCGCTGGTGCTGGTGCTAGGCGCCAGCCTGCTGCGCCGGGACGAAGCCGGTCTCATCGACCCGGTCCCCACCGGCGAGAACTATGCGCGCCTGCTGGATCCCATCTACCTCAAGATCTTCGGCCATTCCCTGAGCCTGGCCTTGCTCGCCACCGGGCTGTGTCTCCTGGCCGGTTACCCCTTCGCCTACTTCCTGTCCCAGGTCCGCCCCGGTTGGCGCCCGTTGCTGCTGACCCTGGTGGTGGTGCCGTTCTGGACCAACTCCCTGGTGCGGACCTACGCCATCCGCGGTCTCCTGGCGGCCCAGGGCCCCCTGAACAAGGCGTTGCTGAGCCTCGGGCTGATCGACGAACCGATCCGGTTGCTGTACGCCACCCCCGCCGTGGTCATCGGCCTGGCCTACGTGCTGCTGCCCTTCATGATCCTGCCCCTTTATTCCAGCTTCGAGAAGCTCGACCGGCGGCTGGTGGAGGCGGCGGCGGACTTGGGTGCCGGCCGCGCAGCCACCTTTTGGCATGTGATCGTCCCGCTGACCGCACCGGGCATCGCCGCGGGAAGCCTGCTGGTGTTCCTGCCGGCCCTGGGGATGTTCTATGTGGCCGATGTGCTGGGCGGCGCCCGCGATCTCCTGCTGGGCAATTTCCTCAAGGATCAGTTCCTCGATGCCCGCGACTGGCCGTTCGGCGCCGCCGCCAGCGTGGCGGTCATCGCCCTGCTGTTCCTGTTCCTTGCGATCCATGGCCTCAGCCGGCGTCGACTGGGCGGAGGAGGCGCCGATGGCTAA
- a CDS encoding arsenate reductase ArsC, with protein sequence MASYNLLFLCTGNSARSILAEALLNQLGAGRLEAYSAGSRPTGTIHPETLATLARHGLSTAGYVSKSWEALANTRIDLVITVCDAAAGEPCPLYLGGVAKAHWGLPDPARVAGSPEAVTAAFEETYAALEKRIQKLLALPLETMGESALAAELQRIGAETP encoded by the coding sequence ATGGCCAGCTACAACCTCTTGTTTCTATGTACCGGCAACTCCGCCCGCAGCATCTTGGCCGAAGCCTTGCTCAACCAGCTCGGCGCCGGGCGCCTTGAGGCCTACAGCGCCGGGAGTCGGCCGACCGGCACGATCCATCCCGAGACCTTGGCCACCCTGGCCCGCCACGGGCTGTCCACCGCGGGCTATGTCAGCAAATCCTGGGAGGCGCTGGCGAACACTCGGATCGATCTTGTCATCACGGTCTGTGATGCCGCCGCCGGTGAGCCTTGCCCGCTGTATCTGGGCGGGGTGGCCAAAGCCCACTGGGGCTTGCCCGATCCCGCCCGGGTCGCCGGTAGCCCCGAGGCCGTGACCGCCGCCTTCGAAGAAACCTACGCAGCCCTGGAGAAGCGTATCCAGAAGTTGCTGGCCCTGCCCCTGGAGACCATGGGGGAAAGCGCCTTGGCCGCCGAATTGCAACGGATCGGCGCGGAAACCCCCTGA
- a CDS encoding extracellular solute-binding protein, translating into MANRLGILLTIFLLTSGPARAANEVRLFNWSDYIPDQVLQRFTAETGITVRLASYDSNEAMYAKLRLLQGKGYDVAVPSTYYVDKLRKEGLLHPLDKARLPNFRNLDPRHLDKPFDPGNRYSVPYLWGSAGIAVNAARIDPATVRSWADLWQPRFRGRLLLPNDMRDVFFAALRVLGFPANTTDPGQIRQAYVALQRLLPNVRLFNSDSPLTLLVTGEVDVGMVWNGNAYLAWKENPAIRYIYPSEGCLLWMDNLVILKGAENLEAAHRLLDFLLRPEIGKLIGENIGYALPNAEAVKLLAPEVRGNPTLYPGDEVLAKGVYQTDIGPAITLYTEYWARLKAGE; encoded by the coding sequence ATGGCGAACCGGCTCGGGATCCTGTTGACGATTTTCCTCCTCACCAGCGGCCCCGCCCGCGCCGCCAACGAAGTGCGCCTGTTCAACTGGTCCGACTACATCCCGGACCAGGTGCTCCAGCGCTTCACCGCGGAAACCGGCATCACCGTGCGGCTCGCCAGTTACGACAGCAATGAGGCCATGTACGCCAAGCTGCGGCTGCTGCAAGGCAAAGGCTATGACGTCGCAGTGCCCTCCACCTACTACGTGGACAAGCTGCGCAAGGAGGGCCTGCTGCACCCCCTGGACAAGGCCCGGTTGCCCAATTTTCGCAACCTCGATCCCCGCCATCTGGACAAGCCCTTCGATCCCGGCAATCGCTACAGCGTCCCCTACCTGTGGGGCAGTGCCGGGATCGCGGTCAACGCCGCCCGCATCGACCCCGCTACGGTCCGGTCCTGGGCCGATCTGTGGCAACCCCGCTTCCGGGGACGGCTGCTCCTGCCCAATGACATGCGCGATGTGTTCTTTGCCGCGCTCCGGGTACTGGGCTTCCCCGCCAACACCACCGATCCCGGCCAGATCCGCCAAGCCTATGTCGCCCTACAGCGCCTTTTGCCCAACGTGCGCCTGTTCAACTCCGATTCGCCGCTCACTCTCCTGGTGACCGGGGAAGTGGATGTGGGCATGGTGTGGAACGGTAACGCCTATCTCGCTTGGAAGGAGAATCCTGCGATTCGCTACATCTATCCCAGCGAGGGATGCCTTTTGTGGATGGACAACCTGGTGATCCTCAAGGGCGCGGAAAACCTCGAGGCCGCGCACCGGCTGCTGGACTTCTTGCTGCGTCCGGAGATCGGCAAGCTTATCGGGGAAAACATTGGTTACGCCCTGCCCAATGCCGAAGCCGTCAAGCTCCTAGCTCCCGAGGTGCGGGGCAATCCCACCCTCTATCCCGGCGACGAGGTATTGGCCAAAGGGGTCTATCAGACCGACATTGGCCCCGCCATCACCCTGTATACGGAGTATTGGGCCCGCTTGAAGGCCGGGGAATAG
- the phoB gene encoding phosphate regulon transcriptional regulator PhoB: protein MGAVNVLVVEDEDAIREMLGMVLEQAEFTVHSAADTQQAQVLMNESFPDLILLDWMLPGLSGIEWARRLKKDKAYSDIPIIMLTARGEEEDKIRGLDFGADDYITKPFSPRELVARIRAVLRRSSKFGKSERIELGGIALYTDEHRVTIADHPVVLSPTEYRLLEFFLTHPDKVYSRSQLLDQVWGRSSFIEERTVDVHIRRLRKILAEHDREEMIQTVRGFGYRFSEQV, encoded by the coding sequence ATGGGCGCGGTGAATGTCCTGGTGGTCGAAGATGAAGATGCGATCCGCGAAATGCTGGGCATGGTGCTCGAACAGGCCGAATTCACGGTCCACTCCGCCGCCGATACCCAGCAGGCGCAAGTGCTCATGAACGAGAGCTTTCCCGACCTGATCCTGCTGGACTGGATGTTGCCGGGTCTGAGCGGGATCGAATGGGCGCGACGTTTAAAGAAGGACAAGGCATACAGCGACATTCCCATCATCATGCTGACCGCCCGCGGCGAGGAAGAGGACAAGATCCGCGGGTTGGACTTCGGCGCCGATGACTACATCACCAAGCCGTTCTCGCCCCGCGAGCTGGTGGCGCGGATCCGGGCGGTACTGCGGCGTAGCAGCAAGTTCGGCAAATCCGAGCGCATCGAGCTGGGGGGCATCGCGCTCTATACCGACGAGCACCGGGTCACCATCGCCGACCACCCGGTGGTGTTGAGCCCCACCGAGTACCGCCTTTTGGAATTCTTCTTGACCCATCCCGACAAGGTCTACAGCCGCAGCCAATTGCTGGATCAGGTGTGGGGCCGCAGTTCTTTCATCGAGGAGCGCACGGTGGACGTGCATATCCGGCGCTTACGCAAGATCCTGGCGGAGCACGACCGGGAAGAAATGATTCAGACCGTGCGCGGCTTCGGCTATCGCTTCTCGGAGCAGGTCTAG
- a CDS encoding substrate-binding domain-containing protein codes for MDRNVILRTIGVIAVLAAAPAGAEFQRGYVSIVGSSTVYPYLKAVGERVAKAKKIQMPLVQASGTNGGIKLFCEGLGAESPDIVATARPMRPKEQEECRSHGVGELLEMKIGYDALVLVQSKKDPPLALTRQETRKALGKWVADRTGKLVLNPYKTWKDVNPSLPATPIEVYGPPPGSGTYDALVDLLAELECKGRPWVPDGKGEATPEMLRKCRSLREDGVYIEGRENDEELAARLGETPGKVAIFDYKLLRDNANHSRAIPIDGVEPNVDTIATKAYAGSRPLFLYVKKANIDGTPGLKDYLAEMASDRAWGEKGYLKPLGLIVMPADERAIYTAEVKALGIAPIASRGGADGGAPSGRGAKRSAGHRAKSHR; via the coding sequence ATGGATAGGAACGTCATCTTACGCACTATCGGGGTCATTGCCGTCCTGGCCGCCGCGCCGGCAGGTGCTGAGTTCCAGCGCGGGTATGTTTCCATCGTGGGGTCATCCACCGTTTACCCCTATTTGAAGGCCGTGGGCGAGCGAGTTGCCAAGGCCAAGAAGATCCAGATGCCGCTGGTACAGGCCAGCGGCACCAACGGCGGCATCAAATTGTTCTGCGAGGGATTGGGTGCGGAGTCCCCGGATATCGTCGCAACCGCCCGGCCCATGAGACCTAAGGAGCAGGAAGAATGCCGAAGCCACGGTGTCGGCGAGCTTCTCGAGATGAAGATCGGCTACGATGCCCTGGTGTTGGTGCAATCCAAGAAGGATCCGCCGTTGGCCTTGACCCGGCAGGAGACCCGGAAGGCTTTGGGCAAGTGGGTGGCGGACCGCACCGGAAAACTGGTGCTCAATCCCTACAAGACCTGGAAGGATGTCAATCCGAGCCTGCCCGCTACGCCGATCGAGGTTTATGGCCCGCCTCCGGGTTCCGGCACCTACGACGCCCTGGTAGATTTGCTCGCCGAATTGGAATGCAAGGGCCGCCCTTGGGTCCCCGACGGCAAAGGTGAAGCCACCCCCGAGATGCTGCGGAAATGCCGCAGCCTCCGGGAGGACGGGGTTTACATTGAGGGGCGGGAAAACGACGAGGAGTTGGCGGCCCGCCTAGGGGAGACGCCAGGCAAGGTGGCTATCTTTGACTATAAGCTTTTGCGCGACAATGCCAACCACAGCCGCGCCATCCCCATCGATGGCGTGGAGCCGAACGTCGATACCATTGCCACTAAAGCCTACGCCGGCTCCCGGCCGCTGTTCTTGTACGTGAAGAAGGCCAACATCGATGGCACCCCGGGGCTCAAGGACTATCTGGCCGAGATGGCGAGCGACCGGGCCTGGGGTGAAAAGGGCTATTTGAAGCCTTTGGGCTTGATCGTAATGCCGGCCGACGAGCGCGCCATCTACACCGCGGAGGTCAAGGCCCTAGGCATAGCGCCCATAGCCAGCCGAGGCGGCGCCGATGGCGGGGCGCCTTCCGGCAGAGGGGCCAAACGCTCGGCTGGGCATCGCGCCAAAAGCCACCGCTAA
- the phoR gene encoding phosphate regulon sensor histidine kinase PhoR, with translation MFSPWRAELSQILLALLLGAFLGQVTDHYAFAFWLSGMLYLLRHLVYAQRLLRWLRGGRVSELPQGDGIWEEIYYLIYRLRRRNKRRKKQLIRMLERFRTATAALPDATVVLGPRDEIDWFNEAAERMLGLRRGDIGQKIGNLLRYPRFTHYLRHADYQTTVGIPSPTVDNLQLEIRIVPYGEDLRLLVAQDVTQLRFMERVRTDFVANVSHELRTPLTVLKGYLETLNDTQGKIPEAYLKIFRRMEEQTVRMQSLVDGLLSLTRLESGAHPLPQKRVDVPALLKLICEEVKLLPEAIPAVELRLETNACLTGAEQELRSAFSNLVVNAVKYTPPQGRVTVRWRDEGEGVRLDVEDTGPGIAQEHLPRLTERFYRVDVEGSKNKSGSGLGLAIVRHVMVRHGAELKIASTLGKGSCFSCCFPGTRTLRDACPAPEVGCASAL, from the coding sequence ATGTTCAGCCCCTGGCGCGCTGAGCTGTCCCAGATTCTGTTGGCACTGCTGCTCGGCGCCTTCCTGGGACAAGTCACCGATCACTATGCGTTCGCCTTTTGGCTGAGCGGCATGCTCTATCTGCTCCGCCATCTGGTTTATGCCCAGCGCCTGCTGCGCTGGCTGCGCGGCGGCCGGGTCAGCGAGCTGCCCCAAGGGGACGGCATCTGGGAGGAAATCTACTACCTCATCTACCGCTTGCGGCGCCGCAACAAGCGGCGCAAGAAGCAACTCATCCGGATGCTGGAACGCTTTCGCACCGCGACCGCGGCCTTGCCGGATGCCACCGTGGTGCTGGGGCCACGGGACGAGATCGATTGGTTCAACGAGGCCGCCGAACGCATGCTGGGCCTGCGCCGTGGCGACATCGGCCAGAAGATCGGCAACCTGTTGCGCTATCCAAGGTTTACCCACTATCTGCGCCATGCCGATTACCAGACGACGGTGGGAATCCCCTCGCCGACGGTGGATAACCTGCAATTGGAGATCCGCATTGTGCCCTATGGGGAAGATCTGCGCCTGCTGGTGGCTCAGGATGTCACCCAGTTGCGGTTCATGGAGCGAGTTCGCACCGACTTCGTGGCCAATGTTTCCCATGAGCTGCGCACGCCCTTGACGGTGCTGAAAGGGTATCTGGAAACGCTGAACGACACCCAGGGCAAGATCCCTGAGGCTTATCTTAAGATCTTCCGGCGCATGGAAGAGCAGACCGTGCGCATGCAAAGCCTGGTCGACGGTCTGTTGTCGCTCACCCGGCTGGAATCTGGTGCCCACCCATTGCCGCAAAAGCGAGTGGACGTGCCGGCCTTGCTGAAACTCATCTGCGAAGAAGTCAAGTTGTTGCCTGAGGCGATCCCGGCCGTGGAGCTGCGGTTGGAAACCAATGCCTGCCTCACTGGCGCCGAGCAGGAATTGCGTAGCGCCTTTTCCAACCTGGTCGTGAACGCGGTCAAGTACACGCCGCCCCAAGGGAGGGTCACGGTGCGCTGGCGGGATGAGGGCGAGGGGGTGCGCCTGGATGTAGAGGATACCGGGCCTGGTATCGCCCAAGAGCACTTACCCCGGCTCACCGAACGCTTCTACCGCGTGGATGTGGAAGGAAGCAAGAACAAGAGCGGTTCCGGACTGGGTTTGGCCATCGTGCGGCACGTGATGGTGAGGCACGGCGCGGAACTCAAGATCGCTAGCACGCTGGGCAAAGGCAGCTGCTTCAGCTGTTGCTTTCCCGGGACGCGCACCCTCCGGGATGCCTGCCCCGCGCCCGAGGTGGGCTGCGCCAGTGCGCTCTAA